The following are encoded together in the Micromonospora lupini genome:
- a CDS encoding DNA-directed RNA polymerase subunit beta' — MLDVNFFDELRIGLATADDIRQWSHGEVKKPETINYRTLKPEKDGLFCEKIFGPQRDWECYCGKYKRVRFKGIICERCGVEVTRSKVRRERMGHIELAAPVTHIWYFKGVPSRLGYLLDLAPKDLEKIIYFASYVVTSVDAESRHRDLSTIENEILAEKRQSENSRDSEIEKRAAKLEADLAELEAEGAKADVRRKVKEGGEREMRQIRDRAQREIDRLDEVLDTFRKLEPKQLVTDELLYRELRDRFGEYFTGSMGAEAIKALVQNMDLDAEAESLRETIRSGKGQRKIRALKRLKVVAAFLNTRNSPLGMVLDCVPVIPPDLRPMVQLDGGRFATSDLNDLYRRVINRNNRLKRLIDLGAPEIIVNNEKRMLQEAVDALFDNGRRGRPVTGPGNRPLKSLSDMLKGKQGRFRQNLLGKRVDYSGRSVIVVGPKLKLHQCGLPKQMALELFKPFVMKRLVDLNHAQNIKSAKRMVERQRPVVWDVLEEVIGEHPVLLNRAPTLHRLGIQAFEPQLVEGKAIQIHPLVCTAFNADFDGDQMAVHVPLSAEAQAEARILMLSSNNILKPADGKPVTMPTQDMVIGLYHLTHLTAGEKGEGRAFSSDAEARMAFDNGELHLQAPVKIRLRGVVGVDNGAGAEAWTAPEGWVEGDPLTVETTLGRVLFNETLPQGYRFVNYEIRKGQLSAIVNDLAERFPKVALAATLDGLKEAGFHWATWSGVTIGMEDVIAPPRKAEILAKYEKEADRIDKQYQRGLMTAEERRGELIEIWTKATNEVAKEMDTALPQENPLWKMINSGARGNLLQLRQIAAIRGLVANPKGEIIPRPIKASYREGLSVLEYFISTHGARKGLADTALRTADSGYLTRRLVDVSQDVIIREEDCGTDRAIPMQIGEKLDGKLVVHTHAETSVHARTLADDIKGPDGTVVAERGQDINSIGVDKIVAAGVETVRVRSVLTCESKLGVCAACYGRSLPTGKSVDIGEAVGIIAAQSIGEPGTQLTMRTFHTGGVAGEDITQGLPRVQEIFEARVPKGKAPIADTPGRIRIEDGERSRKIIVVPDDGSEEIVYDKISKRVKLRTHDGGHVEVGEKLTEGTIDPHELLRILGPRAVQVHLTQEVQEVYRSQGVLIHDKHIEIIIRQMLKRVTVIDSGSTEFLPGVLVDRALFESENRRLVSEGGEPAAGRPVLMGITKASLATDSWLSAASFQETTRVLTDAAINSRSDSLVGLKENVIIGKLIPAGTGISKYRNVRVEPTEEAKAKVYSMTGYPETDYGFGPASGQAVPLDDFDFGSYR; from the coding sequence GTGCTCGACGTCAACTTCTTCGACGAGCTGCGCATTGGTCTCGCCACCGCCGACGACATCCGTCAGTGGTCGCACGGCGAGGTCAAGAAGCCTGAGACGATCAACTACCGCACCCTGAAGCCGGAGAAGGACGGACTCTTCTGCGAGAAGATCTTCGGTCCGCAGCGGGACTGGGAGTGCTACTGCGGTAAGTACAAGCGCGTCCGATTCAAGGGCATCATCTGTGAGCGCTGCGGCGTCGAGGTGACTCGCTCCAAGGTCCGTCGTGAGCGGATGGGGCACATCGAGCTCGCCGCTCCGGTGACCCACATCTGGTACTTCAAGGGCGTTCCGAGCCGGCTGGGCTACCTGCTGGACCTCGCCCCCAAGGACCTCGAAAAGATCATCTACTTCGCCTCGTACGTCGTGACGAGCGTGGACGCCGAGTCGCGTCACCGTGACCTCTCGACGATCGAGAACGAGATCCTGGCCGAGAAGCGGCAGTCCGAGAACAGCCGCGACTCGGAGATCGAGAAGCGGGCCGCCAAGCTTGAGGCCGACCTGGCCGAGCTGGAGGCCGAGGGTGCCAAGGCGGACGTCCGGCGCAAGGTCAAGGAGGGCGGAGAGCGCGAGATGCGCCAGATCCGCGACCGGGCCCAGCGCGAGATCGACCGCCTGGACGAGGTGCTTGACACCTTCCGCAAGCTGGAGCCGAAGCAGCTGGTCACCGACGAGCTGCTCTACCGCGAGCTGCGCGACCGGTTCGGTGAGTACTTCACCGGTTCCATGGGCGCGGAGGCGATCAAGGCGCTGGTCCAGAACATGGACCTCGACGCCGAGGCCGAGAGCCTGCGGGAGACCATCCGGTCCGGCAAGGGCCAGCGGAAGATCCGGGCGCTCAAGCGGCTCAAGGTCGTGGCGGCGTTCCTGAACACCCGCAACTCGCCGCTCGGCATGGTGCTGGACTGCGTCCCGGTCATCCCGCCGGACCTGCGCCCGATGGTGCAGCTCGACGGTGGCCGCTTCGCGACCTCGGACCTGAACGACCTGTACCGCCGCGTGATCAACCGGAACAACCGCCTCAAGCGGCTGATCGACCTCGGCGCTCCCGAGATCATCGTCAACAACGAGAAGCGGATGCTCCAGGAGGCCGTCGACGCGCTGTTCGACAACGGCCGTCGCGGCCGGCCGGTCACCGGCCCGGGTAACCGCCCGCTCAAGTCGCTGTCCGACATGCTCAAGGGCAAGCAGGGCCGGTTCCGCCAGAACCTGCTCGGCAAGCGCGTCGACTACTCGGGCCGTTCGGTGATCGTGGTCGGCCCGAAGCTCAAGCTGCACCAGTGCGGTCTGCCCAAGCAGATGGCGCTGGAGCTGTTCAAGCCGTTCGTGATGAAGCGGCTGGTGGACCTCAACCACGCGCAGAACATCAAGTCCGCCAAGCGGATGGTCGAGCGTCAGCGCCCGGTCGTGTGGGACGTGCTGGAAGAGGTCATCGGCGAGCACCCGGTGCTGCTCAACCGCGCGCCGACCCTGCACCGTCTGGGCATCCAGGCCTTCGAGCCGCAGCTGGTCGAGGGCAAGGCGATCCAGATCCACCCGCTGGTCTGCACCGCGTTCAACGCCGACTTCGACGGTGACCAGATGGCGGTGCACGTGCCGCTGTCCGCCGAGGCCCAGGCCGAGGCGCGGATCCTGATGCTGTCGTCGAACAACATCCTCAAGCCGGCCGACGGCAAGCCCGTCACCATGCCCACGCAGGACATGGTGATCGGCCTCTACCACCTCACCCACCTCACCGCCGGTGAGAAGGGCGAGGGCCGGGCGTTCAGCTCGGACGCCGAGGCGCGGATGGCGTTCGACAACGGCGAGCTGCACCTGCAGGCGCCTGTGAAGATCCGCCTGCGTGGCGTGGTCGGTGTCGACAACGGCGCCGGCGCCGAGGCGTGGACCGCCCCGGAGGGCTGGGTCGAGGGTGACCCGCTGACCGTGGAGACCACCCTGGGCCGGGTGCTGTTCAACGAGACGCTGCCGCAGGGCTACCGCTTCGTGAACTACGAGATCCGCAAGGGTCAGCTCTCCGCGATCGTCAACGACCTCGCCGAGCGCTTCCCCAAGGTGGCGCTGGCCGCCACCCTGGACGGGCTCAAGGAGGCCGGTTTCCACTGGGCCACCTGGTCCGGCGTGACGATCGGCATGGAGGACGTCATCGCTCCGCCGCGCAAGGCGGAGATCCTGGCGAAGTACGAGAAGGAAGCCGACCGGATCGACAAGCAGTACCAGCGTGGTCTGATGACCGCCGAGGAGCGTCGCGGCGAACTCATCGAGATCTGGACCAAGGCGACCAACGAGGTCGCCAAGGAGATGGACACCGCGCTGCCGCAGGAGAACCCACTGTGGAAGATGATCAATTCGGGTGCCCGCGGTAACCTGCTCCAGCTCCGGCAGATCGCGGCGATCCGTGGTCTGGTGGCAAACCCGAAGGGCGAGATCATCCCGCGGCCGATCAAGGCCAGCTACCGGGAGGGTCTGTCCGTGCTGGAGTACTTCATCTCCACGCACGGTGCCCGTAAGGGTCTCGCCGACACCGCCCTGCGGACCGCCGACTCGGGTTACCTGACCCGTCGTCTGGTGGACGTCTCCCAGGACGTGATCATCCGCGAGGAGGACTGCGGCACCGACCGGGCGATCCCGATGCAGATCGGCGAGAAGCTGGACGGCAAGCTCGTCGTCCACACCCACGCCGAGACCAGCGTGCACGCCCGGACGCTTGCCGACGACATCAAGGGGCCGGACGGCACCGTGGTGGCCGAGCGTGGCCAGGACATCAACTCCATCGGGGTCGACAAGATCGTCGCCGCCGGGGTGGAGACGGTCCGGGTGCGCAGCGTGCTCACCTGCGAGTCCAAGCTGGGTGTCTGCGCGGCCTGCTACGGCCGGTCGCTGCCGACGGGTAAGTCGGTCGACATCGGCGAGGCGGTCGGCATCATCGCCGCCCAGTCCATCGGTGAGCCCGGTACGCAGCTGACGATGCGTACCTTCCACACCGGTGGTGTCGCGGGTGAGGACATCACCCAGGGTCTGCCGCGTGTCCAGGAAATCTTCGAGGCGCGGGTCCCGAAGGGTAAGGCGCCCATCGCCGACACCCCGGGTCGGATCCGGATCGAGGACGGCGAGCGCTCGCGGAAGATCATCGTGGTGCCGGACGACGGCAGCGAAGAGATCGTGTACGACAAGATCTCGAAGCGCGTCAAGCTCCGGACCCACGACGGCGGTCACGTCGAGGTCGGCGAGAAGCTCACCGAGGGCACCATCGACCCGCACGAGCTGCTGCGCATCCTCGGTCCGCGCGCGGTCCAGGTCCACCTGACCCAGGAGGTCCAGGAGGTCTACCGCTCGCAGGGCGTGCTCATCCACGACAAGCACATCGAGATCATCATCCGCCAGATGCTCAAGCGGGTGACTGTCATCGACTCCGGCTCGACCGAGTTCCTGCCGGGTGTGCTCGTCGACCGGGCGCTGTTCGAGTCGGAGAACCGCCGGCTCGTGTCGGAGGGTGGCGAGCCCGCCGCCGGCCGTCCGGTGCTGATGGGTATCACCAAGGCCTCGCTTGCCACCGACTCCTGGCTCTCCGCGGCCTCCTTCCAGGAGACCACCCGGGTGCTGACCGACGCTGCGATCAACTCGCGCAGCGACTCGCTTGTCGGCCTCAAGGAGAACGTGATCATCGGTAAGCTCATCCCGGCCGGTACGGGCATCAGCAAGTACCGCAACGTCCGGGTGGAGCCGACCGAGGAGGCCAAGGCCAAGGTCTACTCGATGACCGGTTACCCGGAGACCGACTACGGGTTCGGGCCGGCCAGCGGGCAGGCTGTGCCGCTGGACGACTTCGACTTCGGGTCGTACCGCTAA
- the tuf gene encoding elongation factor Tu: protein MAKAKFERTKPHVNIGTIGHIDHGKTTLTAAITKVLHDQFPDLNPYTPFDEIDKAPEEKARGITISIAHVEYQTEARHYAHVDCPGHADYIKNMITGAAQMDGAILVVAATDGPMPQTREHVLLARQVGVPYIVVALNKSDMVDDEELLELVELEVRELLSSQEYPGDDLPVVRVSALKALEGDPEWTGKLLDLMTAVDTSIPQPDREVDKPFLMPVEDVFTITGRGTVVTGRVERGVLLPNEDVELVGIKEKSFKTKVTAIEMFRKTLDDARAGENVGLLLRGTKRDEVERGMVVVKPGSNTPHTEFEATVYILSKEEGGRHTPFFQNYRPQFYFRTTDVTGVVTLPEGTEMVMPGDNTTMSVKLIQPIAMEENLKFAIREGGRTVGAGFVTKIIK from the coding sequence GTGGCGAAGGCTAAGTTCGAGCGGACTAAGCCGCACGTCAACATCGGCACCATTGGTCACATCGACCACGGTAAGACGACGCTGACGGCGGCCATCACCAAGGTCCTGCACGACCAGTTCCCGGACCTGAACCCTTACACGCCGTTCGACGAGATCGACAAGGCGCCGGAGGAGAAGGCCCGCGGCATCACGATCTCGATCGCGCACGTCGAGTACCAGACCGAGGCGCGGCACTACGCGCACGTCGACTGCCCCGGCCACGCGGACTACATCAAGAACATGATCACCGGTGCCGCGCAGATGGATGGCGCGATCCTGGTGGTCGCGGCGACCGACGGCCCGATGCCGCAGACCCGCGAGCACGTGCTGCTGGCGCGTCAGGTTGGTGTGCCGTACATCGTCGTGGCGCTCAACAAGAGCGACATGGTCGACGACGAGGAGCTCCTGGAGCTCGTCGAGCTCGAGGTCCGTGAGCTGCTCTCCTCGCAGGAGTACCCGGGTGACGACCTGCCGGTCGTTCGGGTTTCGGCGCTGAAGGCCCTCGAGGGTGACCCCGAGTGGACCGGCAAGCTCCTGGACCTGATGACCGCGGTCGACACCTCGATCCCGCAGCCGGACCGCGAGGTTGACAAGCCGTTCCTGATGCCGGTTGAGGACGTCTTCACGATCACCGGTCGTGGCACCGTCGTCACCGGTCGCGTGGAGCGCGGCGTTCTCCTGCCGAACGAGGATGTCGAGCTCGTCGGTATCAAGGAGAAGAGCTTCAAGACCAAGGTCACCGCGATCGAGATGTTCCGGAAGACCCTGGACGACGCCCGCGCAGGCGAGAACGTCGGCCTGCTGCTGCGCGGCACCAAGCGCGACGAGGTCGAGCGCGGCATGGTCGTCGTGAAGCCGGGCTCGAACACCCCGCACACGGAGTTCGAGGCGACGGTCTACATCCTCTCCAAGGAGGAGGGCGGCCGGCACACCCCGTTCTTCCAGAACTACCGCCCGCAGTTCTACTTCCGGACCACGGACGTCACCGGTGTCGTCACCCTCCCCGAGGGCACCGAGATGGTCATGCCGGGCGACAACACCACCATGTCGGTGAAGCTGATCCAGCCCATCGCCATGGAGGAGAACCTCAAGTTCGCGATCCGCGAGGGTGGCCGCACCGTCGGCGCCGGGTTCGTCACCAAGATCATCAAGTGA
- the rpsL gene encoding 30S ribosomal protein S12, with protein MPTIQQLVRKGRQAKTTKTKTPALKGSPQRRGVCTRVYTTTPKKPNSALRKVARVKLSSQIEVTAYIPGVGHNLQEHSIVLVRGGRVKDLPGVRYKIVRGSLDTQGVRNRKQARSRYGAKKEKS; from the coding sequence GTGCCCACCATTCAGCAGCTGGTCCGAAAGGGCCGTCAGGCCAAGACGACCAAGACCAAGACCCCGGCGCTCAAGGGGTCCCCCCAGCGGCGCGGCGTGTGCACCCGCGTGTACACCACCACCCCCAAGAAGCCGAACTCCGCGCTGCGCAAGGTCGCTCGTGTGAAGCTCAGCAGCCAGATCGAGGTGACCGCCTACATCCCGGGCGTCGGCCACAACCTGCAGGAGCACTCGATCGTGCTCGTTCGCGGCGGCCGGGTGAAGGACCTCCCCGGCGTGCGTTACAAGATCGTCCGCGGCTCGCTTGACACCCAGGGTGTCCGCAACCGCAAGCAGGCGCGCAGCCGTTACGGCGCGAAGAAGGAGAAGAGCTGA
- the rplC gene encoding 50S ribosomal protein L3, giving the protein MDRQVKGILGAKLGMTQVWDNNRVVPVTVVEAGPCVISQVRSAEKDGYSAVQLAYGTIDPRKVKKPVSGHYAKADVAPRRHIVELRTTDAGEYSLGQEVTVEEFPAGLTIDVTGKTKGKGYAGPMKRHGFHGLRASHGVERKHRSPGSIGACATPGRVFKGTRMAGRMGGVRYTVQNLTVQAVDTENNLLLVRGAIPGPKGALVLVRTAAKSKVKKGGAAK; this is encoded by the coding sequence ATGGACAGGCAAGTCAAGGGGATCCTGGGCGCCAAGCTCGGCATGACCCAGGTCTGGGACAACAACCGTGTTGTTCCCGTGACCGTGGTCGAGGCCGGCCCGTGCGTCATCAGCCAGGTTCGTAGCGCCGAGAAGGACGGTTACTCCGCGGTCCAGCTCGCGTACGGCACGATCGACCCGCGCAAGGTGAAGAAGCCGGTCAGCGGGCACTACGCGAAGGCGGACGTGGCGCCGCGCCGGCACATCGTCGAGCTGCGCACCACGGACGCCGGGGAATACTCGCTCGGCCAGGAGGTCACGGTCGAGGAGTTCCCGGCCGGCCTCACGATCGACGTCACCGGCAAGACCAAGGGCAAGGGCTACGCCGGCCCGATGAAGCGGCACGGCTTCCACGGTCTGCGCGCCAGCCACGGTGTCGAGCGCAAGCACCGCTCGCCCGGTTCCATCGGCGCCTGCGCCACCCCGGGTCGTGTCTTCAAGGGCACCCGGATGGCCGGCCGCATGGGTGGCGTGCGCTACACCGTGCAGAACCTCACCGTCCAGGCGGTCGACACCGAGAACAACCTGCTGCTCGTCCGTGGTGCCATTCCTGGCCCCAAGGGCGCGTTGGTTCTGGTCCGTACCGCGGCCAAGAGCAAGGTGAAGAAGGGCGGTGCGGCCAAGTGA
- the rpsJ gene encoding 30S ribosomal protein S10 has product MAGQKIRIRLKAYDHEVVDSSARKIVETVTRTGAQVAGPVPLPTEINRFCVIRSPHKYKDSREHFEMRTHKRLIDIIDPTPKTVDSLMRLDLPAGVDIEIKL; this is encoded by the coding sequence ATGGCGGGACAGAAGATCCGCATCCGGCTCAAGGCCTATGACCACGAGGTCGTCGACTCCTCGGCTCGGAAGATCGTCGAGACGGTGACGCGCACCGGGGCGCAGGTCGCGGGCCCGGTGCCGCTGCCCACGGAGATCAACCGTTTCTGCGTTATCCGCTCGCCGCACAAGTACAAGGACTCGCGCGAGCACTTCGAGATGCGCACGCACAAGCGGCTGATCGACATCATCGACCCGACCCCGAAGACGGTCGACTCGCTCATGCGCCTCGACCTGCCGGCTGGCGTCGACATCGAGATCAAGCTGTAG
- the rpsG gene encoding 30S ribosomal protein S7, whose amino-acid sequence MPRKGPAPRRPLVADPVYNSPLVTQLVNKILLRGKRQLAESIVYAALEGCREKSGTDPVVTLKRAMDNVKPTLEVRSRRVGGATYQVPVEVRPTRATTLGLRWLVTYSRARREKTMVERLMNELLDASNGLGAAVKRREDTHKMAESNKAFAHYRW is encoded by the coding sequence ATGCCGCGTAAGGGACCCGCTCCGCGGCGGCCACTGGTCGCTGACCCGGTGTACAACTCGCCGCTGGTCACCCAGCTGGTGAACAAGATCCTGCTGCGCGGCAAGCGCCAGCTCGCCGAGTCGATCGTGTACGCGGCCCTCGAGGGCTGCCGCGAGAAGTCCGGCACCGACCCGGTCGTCACCCTCAAGCGGGCGATGGACAACGTCAAGCCGACCCTCGAGGTGCGCAGCCGTCGTGTCGGTGGCGCCACCTACCAGGTTCCGGTCGAGGTCCGCCCCACCCGGGCGACCACCCTGGGCCTGCGTTGGCTTGTCACCTACTCCCGCGCCCGGCGTGAGAAGACCATGGTCGAGCGGCTCATGAACGAGCTGCTGGACGCGAGCAACGGCCTCGGTGCCGCCGTCAAGCGGCGCGAGGACACGCACAAGATGGCCGAGTCCAACAAGGCCTTCGCGCACTACCGCTGGTAA
- the fusA gene encoding elongation factor G translates to MAAADALANVRNIGIMAHIDAGKTTTTERILFYTGITYKIGEVHEGAAVMDWMEQEQERGITITSAATKCEWKGHTIQIIDTPGHVDFTVEVERSLRVLDGAVAVYDGVAGVEPQTENVWRQADKYNVPRMCFVNKLDRTGADFFRCVQMMIDRLNATPLVLQIPIGLEGDHIGVVDLIGMRALTWRGETQKGDDYAIEEIPAELADSAAEWREKLMETLADVDDSVMEKYLEGEEVSIEEIKAAIRRATIAGKANPVLCGSAFKNKGVQPMLDAVVDFLPSPLDVPAIEGTAPDGETPLVRKPSNSEPFSGLAFKIQTDKHLGKLTYVRVYSGTLDSGSQVVNSTKDRKERIGKIYQMHANKREERPSAQAGEIIAVQGLKQTTTGDTLSDPANPVILESMTFPEPVISVAIEPKTKADQEKLGTAIQRLAEEDPTFRVRLDEETGQTVISGMGELHLDIMVDRMRREFNVEANFGKPQVAYRETIRRKVDKVEYTHKKQTGGSGQYARVIVSVEPLPLDNDSPTYEFANAVSGGRIPREFIPSVDAGAQDAMQYGILAGFPLVGVKLTLLDGQYHEVDSSEMAFKIAGSMVMKDAARKADPALLEPMMAVEVTTPEENMGDVIGDLNSRRGIIQAMEERSGARIVRALVPLSEMFGYVGDLRSKTQGRASYSMQFDSYAEVPQSVAKEIIAKATGE, encoded by the coding sequence GTGGCCGCCGCAGACGCGCTCGCCAACGTACGCAACATCGGCATCATGGCGCACATCGATGCCGGTAAGACCACGACCACCGAGCGAATCCTGTTCTACACCGGCATCACGTACAAGATCGGTGAGGTCCACGAGGGCGCTGCCGTCATGGACTGGATGGAGCAGGAGCAGGAGCGTGGTATCACCATCACCTCCGCTGCTACCAAGTGTGAGTGGAAGGGCCACACGATCCAGATCATCGACACGCCCGGTCACGTCGACTTCACGGTCGAGGTCGAGCGGTCGCTGCGTGTGCTGGATGGTGCGGTCGCGGTCTACGACGGTGTCGCCGGCGTGGAGCCGCAGACCGAGAACGTCTGGCGGCAGGCCGACAAGTACAACGTCCCGCGGATGTGCTTCGTCAACAAGCTCGACCGGACCGGCGCCGACTTCTTCCGCTGCGTGCAGATGATGATCGACCGGCTGAACGCCACTCCGCTGGTGCTCCAGATCCCGATCGGGCTCGAGGGTGACCACATCGGTGTCGTCGACCTGATCGGCATGCGCGCTCTCACCTGGCGTGGGGAGACCCAGAAGGGTGACGACTACGCGATCGAGGAGATCCCGGCCGAGCTGGCCGACTCCGCGGCCGAGTGGCGCGAGAAGCTGATGGAGACCCTGGCCGACGTCGACGACTCGGTGATGGAGAAGTACCTGGAAGGCGAGGAGGTCTCCATCGAGGAGATCAAGGCCGCCATCCGGCGTGCCACCATCGCCGGCAAGGCCAACCCGGTGCTGTGTGGCTCGGCGTTCAAGAACAAGGGCGTCCAGCCCATGCTCGACGCCGTGGTCGACTTCCTGCCGTCGCCGCTTGACGTTCCGGCGATCGAGGGCACGGCCCCCGACGGCGAGACCCCGCTGGTGCGCAAGCCGTCCAACTCGGAGCCGTTCTCCGGTCTGGCCTTCAAGATCCAGACGGACAAGCACCTGGGCAAGCTCACCTACGTCCGGGTCTACTCCGGCACGCTCGATTCCGGATCCCAGGTGGTCAACTCCACCAAGGACCGCAAGGAGCGGATCGGCAAGATCTACCAGATGCACGCCAACAAGCGGGAAGAGCGCCCGTCGGCGCAGGCCGGTGAGATCATCGCCGTGCAGGGTCTCAAGCAGACCACCACCGGCGACACGCTCTCCGACCCGGCGAACCCGGTCATCCTGGAGTCGATGACCTTCCCGGAGCCGGTCATCTCGGTGGCGATCGAGCCGAAGACCAAGGCCGACCAGGAGAAGCTGGGCACGGCCATCCAGCGGCTGGCCGAGGAGGACCCGACTTTCCGCGTCCGTCTGGACGAGGAGACCGGTCAGACGGTCATCTCCGGCATGGGCGAGCTGCACCTGGACATCATGGTCGACCGGATGCGCCGCGAGTTCAACGTCGAGGCGAACTTCGGCAAGCCGCAGGTGGCGTACCGCGAGACCATCCGCCGCAAGGTGGACAAGGTCGAGTACACCCACAAGAAGCAGACCGGTGGTTCCGGCCAGTACGCCCGCGTCATCGTGAGCGTCGAGCCGCTTCCGCTGGACAACGACTCGCCGACCTACGAGTTCGCCAACGCCGTCAGCGGTGGCCGTATCCCCCGGGAGTTCATCCCCTCGGTGGACGCGGGCGCCCAGGACGCGATGCAGTACGGCATCCTCGCCGGCTTCCCGCTTGTCGGCGTCAAGCTGACCCTGCTGGACGGCCAGTACCACGAGGTCGACTCGTCGGAAATGGCATTCAAGATCGCCGGCTCGATGGTGATGAAGGACGCGGCCCGCAAGGCCGACCCGGCGTTGCTCGAGCCGATGATGGCTGTTGAGGTCACCACTCCTGAGGAGAACATGGGTGACGTCATCGGCGACCTCAACTCCCGCCGCGGCATCATCCAGGCGATGGAGGAGCGCAGTGGCGCCCGCATCGTCCGTGCTCTGGTGCCGTTGTCGGAGATGTTCGGCTACGTCGGCGACCTGCGGTCGAAGACCCAGGGCCGGGCTAGCTACAGCATGCAGTTCGACTCCTACGCCGAGGTTCCGCAGAGCGTCGCGAAGGAGATCATCGCCAAGGCAACGGGCGAGTAA